A genomic segment from Streptomyces sp. NBC_00237 encodes:
- a CDS encoding acetyl-CoA C-acyltransferase has translation MPRTVRDVVFVDGVRTPFGKAGPKGIYHETRADDLVVKAIRELLRRNPDLDPALVDEVAIAATTQIGDQGLTLGRTAGILAGLPTTVPGFSIDRMCAGAMTAVTSVAGGVAFGAYDIALAGGVEHMGRHPMGEGVDPNPRFVSDKLVDESALFMGMTAENLHDRFPGISKQRADEYAVRSQEKAAKAYADGKIQADLVPVSVRRTNAEAGETGWGLATVDEPMRPGTTLESLAGLKTPFRPHGRVTAGNAAGLNDGATASLIAAEDVARELGLPVKMRLVSYAFAGVEPEVMGIGPVPATEKALAKAGLTIDDIGLFEINEAFAVQVLAMLDHFGIPENDPRVNQYGGAIAFGHPLASSGVRLMTQLARQFEDQPHVRYGLTSMCVGFGMGGTVIWENPHFNGGDDK, from the coding sequence GTGCCTCGTACCGTCAGGGACGTCGTCTTCGTCGACGGCGTCCGCACCCCGTTCGGCAAGGCGGGCCCGAAGGGCATCTACCACGAGACCCGGGCCGACGACCTGGTCGTGAAGGCGATCCGGGAGCTGCTGCGCCGCAACCCGGACCTCGACCCCGCGCTCGTCGACGAGGTCGCCATCGCCGCGACCACCCAGATCGGCGACCAGGGCCTGACCCTCGGCCGTACCGCGGGCATCCTCGCGGGCCTGCCGACGACCGTCCCCGGTTTCTCGATCGACCGCATGTGCGCCGGCGCGATGACCGCCGTGACGTCCGTGGCGGGCGGCGTGGCCTTCGGTGCGTACGACATCGCCCTCGCGGGCGGCGTCGAGCACATGGGCCGCCACCCCATGGGCGAGGGCGTGGACCCCAACCCGCGCTTCGTCTCCGACAAGCTGGTAGACGAGTCCGCCCTCTTCATGGGCATGACCGCCGAGAACCTGCACGACCGCTTCCCCGGCATCTCCAAGCAGCGCGCGGACGAGTACGCGGTGCGCTCGCAGGAGAAGGCCGCGAAGGCGTACGCCGACGGCAAGATCCAGGCCGACCTGGTCCCCGTGTCCGTACGCCGTACGAACGCCGAAGCGGGCGAGACCGGCTGGGGCCTGGCCACGGTCGACGAGCCGATGCGCCCGGGCACCACCCTGGAGTCCCTCGCGGGCCTGAAGACCCCCTTCCGGCCGCACGGCCGCGTGACGGCGGGCAACGCCGCGGGCCTGAACGACGGTGCCACGGCCTCCCTCATCGCCGCCGAGGACGTCGCCCGCGAGCTGGGCCTGCCGGTCAAGATGCGCCTGGTGTCGTACGCCTTCGCGGGCGTCGAGCCCGAGGTCATGGGCATCGGCCCGGTCCCGGCGACGGAGAAGGCCCTCGCCAAGGCGGGCCTGACCATCGACGACATCGGCCTGTTCGAGATCAACGAGGCTTTCGCCGTACAGGTGCTGGCCATGCTGGACCACTTCGGCATCCCCGAGAACGACCCGCGCGTGAACCAGTACGGCGGCGCGATCGCCTTCGGTCACCCGCTCGCCTCCTCCGGCGTGCGCCTGATGACCCAGCTGGCCCGCCAGTTCGAGGACCAGCCGCACGTCCGCTACGGCCTGACGAGCATGTGCGTCGGCTTCGGCATGGGTGGAACGGTCATCTGGGAGAACCCGCACTTCAACGGAGGCGACGACAAGTGA
- a CDS encoding SAM-dependent methyltransferase, with the protein MPDVPHAMDLLVVLRAEDAVLDFLSVTRGSASVDQEAGEHSGRAAPGSAGGSAPGGAEGSPGGAVRVLCCDVRQWIDLAPGTSLADRLAALAPHVRSPDARNDPPDTEELSRLLREAAGGRAARVWTHSPADNRRGRGRIGRDVAAGDHGLPVRHAVGYSPYLQFVSDEDRPLDRDLIAAKLDFVNRHCAPLLSTDSPEFMIYTARVPAAERFFTTAGAREREGLFALLASLDDEAATVADPWEFETSPYERARLDATTAWVARHRAPDEGPLVEVGACEGALTVRLAAKGYPVDATEPNPLFRDRLARHLETGFDGVRVHEDALEGLAAVPRLPGSAYLLIEMLYYGQDLDLLDALPTDLVLLALEPAALAERVRPWLAGTSRWALADETVLVAPALEPVCGGRAYLSKRGSTGLVLRRTGARG; encoded by the coding sequence ATGCCTGATGTGCCCCACGCGATGGACTTACTGGTAGTGCTGCGGGCCGAGGACGCCGTCCTCGACTTCCTCTCCGTCACCCGGGGTTCCGCTTCGGTGGACCAGGAGGCCGGGGAACACTCAGGCCGGGCGGCTCCCGGGAGTGCCGGGGGGAGTGCTCCGGGAGGCGCCGAGGGGTCTCCCGGCGGGGCGGTCCGGGTGCTGTGCTGCGACGTGCGGCAGTGGATCGACCTGGCGCCCGGAACCTCCCTCGCCGACCGGCTCGCCGCCCTCGCCCCGCACGTACGCTCGCCCGACGCGCGCAACGACCCGCCCGACACCGAGGAGCTCTCCCGGCTGCTGCGCGAGGCCGCCGGGGGGCGCGCCGCCCGGGTCTGGACCCACTCGCCCGCCGACAACCGGCGCGGCCGGGGCCGGATCGGGCGCGACGTCGCGGCGGGCGACCACGGGCTGCCGGTGCGGCACGCGGTCGGCTACTCCCCGTACCTCCAGTTCGTCAGCGACGAGGACCGCCCGCTGGACCGGGACCTGATCGCCGCGAAGCTCGACTTCGTCAACCGGCACTGCGCGCCACTGTTGAGCACGGACTCGCCCGAGTTCATGATCTACACCGCGCGCGTCCCGGCCGCCGAACGCTTCTTCACCACGGCGGGGGCCCGCGAGCGCGAGGGCCTGTTCGCGCTGCTGGCCAGCCTCGACGACGAGGCCGCCACGGTCGCCGACCCGTGGGAGTTCGAGACCTCTCCCTACGAAAGGGCCCGGCTGGACGCCACCACCGCATGGGTCGCCCGGCACCGCGCGCCCGACGAGGGGCCGCTGGTCGAGGTGGGTGCCTGTGAAGGGGCGCTCACGGTGCGGCTCGCGGCCAAGGGCTACCCGGTCGACGCGACGGAGCCCAACCCGCTCTTCCGCGACCGTCTCGCCCGCCACCTCGAAACGGGCTTCGACGGCGTACGGGTCCACGAGGACGCCCTCGAAGGGCTCGCGGCGGTACCCCGGCTGCCGGGTTCCGCCTACCTCCTGATCGAGATGCTCTATTACGGCCAGGACCTGGACCTCCTCGACGCCCTCCCGACCGACCTGGTTCTCCTCGCCCTGGAACCCGCCGCACTCGCCGAACGGGTCCGCCCGTGGCTGGCCGGAACGTCCCGGTGGGCGCTGGCGGACGAGACCGTGCTGGTCGCTCCCGCGCTGGAGCCGGTGTGCGGGGGGCGCGCCTATCTGAGCAAGCGGGGCAGTACGGGGCTCGTGCTGCGCAGAACGGGTGCGCGGGGCTGA
- a CDS encoding amino acid permease, with translation MRDTEEPEHALKKSLSALDLTVFGVGVIIGTGIFVLTGKIAKETAGPSVALAFVVAGVVCGLAALCYAEFASTVPVAGSAYTFSYASLGELPAWIIGWDLVLELALGCAVVAVGWSGYMRSLLDTAGIHLPDFLSGTHDGSFGFDLLACLLVLAITAVLVAGMKLSSRVTSVIVGIKVTVVLLVIVVGAFFITGANYEPFVPPAVDTEGGNGLTAPLVQLLFGFTPTSFGVMGIFTAAAVVFFAFIGFDIVATAAEETKLPQRDVPRGILGSLIICTLLYVAVSVVVTGMQKYSDLSTDAPLADAFKSVGHPFWAGLISFGAAVGLTSVCMILLLGQSRVFFAMSRDGLLPKTFSQVHPRFGTPYRSTILLGAIVAVVAGFTSIDELAELVNIGTLFAFVVVAIGVVILRRKRPDLPRSFKTPLVPLVPALSVLASLWLMLNLPAETWLRFGVWMLIGIAVYFVYGKRNSKLGKRNATP, from the coding sequence ATCCGTGACACCGAGGAACCGGAGCACGCGCTCAAGAAGTCCCTCTCCGCCCTCGACCTCACGGTCTTCGGCGTCGGCGTCATCATCGGCACCGGCATCTTCGTCCTCACCGGCAAGATCGCGAAGGAGACGGCGGGTCCGTCCGTCGCCCTCGCCTTCGTGGTCGCGGGCGTCGTCTGCGGTCTGGCCGCCCTCTGCTACGCCGAGTTCGCCTCGACCGTCCCGGTGGCGGGCTCCGCGTACACCTTCTCGTACGCGTCCCTGGGCGAGCTGCCCGCCTGGATCATCGGCTGGGACCTCGTACTGGAGCTGGCGCTGGGCTGTGCGGTGGTGGCCGTCGGCTGGTCCGGCTACATGCGCTCGCTCCTCGACACGGCGGGCATCCACCTCCCCGACTTCCTCTCCGGCACCCACGACGGCTCCTTCGGCTTCGATCTGCTGGCCTGCCTGCTGGTCCTCGCCATCACGGCCGTCCTGGTCGCCGGAATGAAGCTCTCCTCCCGCGTGACCAGCGTCATCGTCGGCATCAAGGTGACCGTGGTCCTCCTGGTCATCGTCGTCGGCGCCTTCTTCATCACCGGCGCCAACTACGAGCCGTTCGTCCCGCCCGCCGTGGACACCGAAGGCGGCAACGGTCTCACCGCCCCGCTCGTCCAGCTCCTCTTCGGCTTCACCCCGACCAGCTTCGGCGTGATGGGCATCTTCACCGCGGCCGCGGTCGTCTTCTTCGCGTTCATCGGCTTCGACATCGTCGCGACCGCCGCCGAGGAGACGAAGCTCCCGCAGCGCGACGTCCCGCGCGGCATCCTCGGCTCCCTGATCATCTGCACGCTCCTCTACGTGGCGGTCTCCGTCGTCGTCACCGGCATGCAGAAGTACAGCGACCTCTCGACGGACGCCCCTCTCGCCGACGCCTTCAAATCCGTCGGCCATCCCTTCTGGGCGGGCCTGATCAGCTTCGGTGCGGCCGTCGGCCTCACCTCGGTCTGCATGATCCTGCTCCTCGGCCAGTCCCGCGTCTTCTTCGCCATGAGCCGCGACGGTCTGCTCCCCAAGACCTTCTCCCAGGTCCATCCGCGCTTCGGCACCCCGTACCGCTCGACGATCCTGCTGGGCGCGATCGTCGCCGTCGTCGCGGGCTTCACCTCGATCGACGAACTCGCCGAACTGGTCAACATCGGCACCCTCTTCGCCTTCGTCGTGGTCGCCATCGGCGTCGTCATCCTCCGCCGCAAGCGCCCCGACCTGCCGCGCTCCTTCAAGACGCCGCTGGTCCCGCTCGTCCCGGCGCTCTCGGTCCTCGCCTCGCTGTGGCTGATGCTGAACCTTCCGGCGGAGACGTGGCTGCGGTTCGGGGTGTGGATGCTGATCGGGATCGCCGTCTACTTCGTCTACGGCAAACGGAACAGCAAGCTCGGCAAGCGAAACGCCACTCCCTAA
- a CDS encoding glycoside hydrolase family 3 protein: MDSSLTPLVNACLLPAYDGRTPPDWVKRALDQGLAGVGLFGTNLLPPGGPLRDDIVDPLRAVRPDALIALDEEGGDVTRLDYHRGSVYPGNHALGAVDDPDLTRQVAEAIADDLLDTGVNLCLGPCADVNSRPGNPIIGVRSFGATPDLVARHTRAFVTGLQGRGVAATLKHFPGHGDTGTDSHSWLPDIPRSLDELRALELPPFVEGFDAGAKAVMTGHIRIPQVDDLPATLSRRVVTGLLREELGYDGVVISDALEMAPILDRWGFGGAAVLAWAAGVDLVLLGATDGEKILPEVYEAVERALRRGELTVDRLEEAAARVAALRAWAAPKPAAPVPTPGPVPAPGFTAGVGLAAARRALSGVALPELPAPAPVHVLRLAVGANLAVGEAPWGLAQSLERLGRLASATDVEPGTDPHGIALPESPGAEGASAPLVVVVRDAAHDPWQQATLAALRARRPGLLTVEMGLTPVPLPEAPTLLTRGAGLANATAAAELLTGRPWTAPLRT; encoded by the coding sequence ATGGACAGCTCCCTCACCCCCCTGGTGAACGCCTGCCTCCTCCCCGCCTACGACGGCCGCACCCCACCCGACTGGGTCAAACGCGCCCTCGACCAGGGCCTCGCCGGCGTCGGCCTCTTCGGTACCAATCTCCTCCCACCCGGCGGCCCCCTCCGCGACGACATCGTCGACCCCCTGCGCGCGGTGCGCCCCGACGCCCTGATCGCGCTCGACGAGGAGGGCGGCGACGTCACCCGCCTCGACTACCACCGGGGCAGCGTCTACCCCGGCAACCACGCCCTCGGAGCCGTCGACGACCCCGACCTGACCCGACAGGTCGCCGAGGCCATCGCCGACGACCTCCTCGACACCGGCGTCAACCTCTGCCTGGGCCCGTGCGCGGACGTCAACTCCCGCCCCGGCAATCCGATCATCGGCGTGCGTTCCTTCGGTGCGACCCCCGACCTGGTCGCCCGTCACACCCGCGCCTTCGTCACCGGCCTCCAGGGCCGAGGAGTGGCCGCCACCCTCAAGCACTTCCCGGGCCACGGCGACACCGGCACCGACTCGCACTCCTGGCTGCCGGACATCCCCCGCTCCCTCGACGAGCTCCGCGCACTCGAACTGCCGCCCTTCGTCGAGGGGTTCGACGCCGGGGCCAAGGCCGTGATGACCGGACACATACGCATTCCCCAGGTCGACGACCTCCCCGCCACCCTGAGCCGCCGCGTGGTCACCGGCCTGCTCCGCGAGGAGCTCGGCTACGACGGCGTCGTCATCAGCGACGCGCTGGAGATGGCCCCGATCCTCGACCGCTGGGGCTTCGGCGGGGCCGCCGTGCTCGCCTGGGCGGCGGGTGTCGACCTGGTCCTGCTCGGCGCCACGGACGGCGAGAAGATCCTCCCCGAGGTGTACGAGGCGGTGGAACGGGCTCTCCGGAGAGGAGAGCTGACGGTCGATCGCCTGGAGGAGGCCGCCGCGAGGGTCGCGGCCCTGCGCGCCTGGGCGGCTCCGAAGCCCGCAGCTCCCGTGCCCACTCCCGGTCCGGTCCCCGCCCCCGGCTTCACCGCCGGAGTCGGCCTCGCCGCCGCCCGCCGGGCCCTGTCCGGTGTGGCGCTCCCCGAACTCCCCGCACCCGCCCCCGTACACGTCCTCCGGCTGGCCGTGGGAGCCAACCTGGCGGTGGGGGAGGCCCCTTGGGGTCTCGCGCAGAGCCTGGAACGCCTCGGTCGGCTCGCTTCCGCCACCGACGTCGAGCCCGGCACCGACCCCCACGGCATCGCCCTGCCGGAGAGCCCCGGGGCGGAGGGCGCGAGCGCACCGCTCGTCGTGGTCGTCCGGGACGCCGCGCACGACCCCTGGCAGCAGGCGACGCTGGCCGCGCTGCGTGCGAGGCGGCCCGGACTGCTCACCGTCGAGATGGGCCTGACGCCCGTCCCGCTGCCGGAAGCGCCGACACTCCTGACCCGGGGCGCCGGTCTCGCCAACGCGACGGCCGCCGCCGAACTCCTCACCGGCCGCCCCTGGACCGCCCCCCTGCGCACCTGA
- a CDS encoding glycosyltransferase family 39 protein yields the protein MLAEPAPPPRPPSGPGPSPASTPYTYWWKLLPALLTLAALTRVPSFLHPLWNPDEGFLAVQAGQLAAGGELYDTVVDRKPPLVPWLYEAALGLFGDRSLLPLKVLAILALFATAALLASLARRRWGDRSGAVAGVAFLLVSVGLHPEDTQAASFGLFTLPFTALAVWCADRRAWAWAGAAVAGAFLTKQTGGAVLLPVLWLAWTAPKRTRALLCTLAGFAVPVAAAALLTDPSRFLFWVVTGSGTYADLTGSGLHALGRGLGNAAVLAAACLGLLVPLLRRPKTPTTDLWLWLAASALAVMTGFHFFGHYYLQLMPPLTLLGTAALHALPRRWTTGALTALACTCVIFLTWGFLAPRPELTHAQRVADAIRARTTPTDPVLIWGMHPETYWLADRTPASRYLTAGLLTNFSGGRNGSLVGEQYGVEGSWPVLRAELAEKRPPLIVDDSRGKPYGPERMPTLRRLLAEEYERVATVDGAVLYARSR from the coding sequence ATGCTCGCCGAGCCCGCGCCCCCGCCCCGCCCCCCTTCCGGACCCGGGCCCAGCCCGGCCTCCACCCCGTACACCTACTGGTGGAAGCTCCTCCCCGCCCTCCTCACCCTCGCGGCGCTCACCCGTGTCCCCTCCTTCCTGCACCCCCTCTGGAATCCCGACGAGGGTTTCCTCGCCGTGCAGGCGGGCCAGCTCGCCGCCGGGGGGGAGCTGTACGACACGGTCGTCGACCGGAAGCCGCCCCTGGTGCCCTGGCTGTACGAGGCGGCCCTGGGCCTCTTCGGCGACCGCTCGCTCCTCCCGCTCAAGGTCCTCGCGATCCTGGCCCTGTTCGCGACGGCCGCCCTCCTCGCCTCGCTGGCCCGCCGCCGATGGGGCGACCGTTCCGGAGCGGTGGCAGGCGTCGCCTTCCTTCTCGTCTCCGTCGGGCTGCACCCCGAGGACACCCAGGCGGCCTCCTTCGGCCTCTTCACGCTCCCGTTCACCGCGCTGGCGGTGTGGTGCGCCGACCGCAGGGCCTGGGCCTGGGCGGGGGCGGCCGTGGCAGGGGCGTTCCTGACCAAGCAGACGGGCGGGGCGGTACTCCTCCCGGTCCTCTGGCTCGCCTGGACGGCCCCGAAGCGGACCCGAGCCCTCCTGTGCACCCTCGCGGGCTTCGCCGTCCCCGTCGCCGCCGCAGCGCTCCTCACCGACCCCTCCCGCTTCCTCTTCTGGGTGGTCACGGGCTCCGGCACGTACGCCGACCTGACCGGCTCGGGCCTGCACGCACTCGGCCGTGGGCTCGGCAACGCCGCCGTCCTGGCCGCCGCCTGCCTGGGCCTCCTGGTCCCGCTGCTACGTCGCCCGAAGACCCCCACCACGGACCTGTGGCTGTGGCTGGCCGCCTCGGCGCTGGCCGTCATGACCGGTTTCCACTTCTTCGGCCACTACTACCTGCAACTGATGCCGCCCCTCACCCTGCTCGGCACCGCGGCGCTGCACGCCCTGCCCCGCCGCTGGACGACCGGCGCGCTCACCGCCCTCGCCTGCACCTGCGTGATCTTCCTGACCTGGGGCTTCCTCGCCCCCCGCCCCGAACTCACCCACGCCCAGCGCGTCGCCGACGCGATCCGCGCCCGCACCACCCCCACCGACCCCGTCCTGATCTGGGGCATGCACCCCGAGACGTACTGGCTGGCCGACCGCACCCCCGCGAGCCGCTACCTCACCGCGGGCCTCCTCACGAACTTCAGCGGCGGCCGCAACGGCTCGCTGGTCGGTGAGCAGTACGGAGTCGAGGGCAGCTGGCCGGTCCTCCGCGCCGAACTCGCCGAGAAGCGCCCGCCCCTGATCGTGGACGACTCCCGGGGCAAGCCGTACGGCCCGGAGCGGATGCCGACGCTGCGACGGCTGCTGGCGGAGGAGTACGAGCGGGTGGCGACGGTGGACGGCGCGGTCCTCTACGCCCGCTCACGCTGA
- a CDS encoding NYN domain-containing protein — protein sequence MTSTPPVPPGPSPLLVVDAANVVGSVPDGWWKDRHGAAERLRDRLPVYAEEGVAGRQGPVEVVLVVEGAAKKVESVPGVRVVAASGSGDDRIVEVVATREPAGRDCVVVTADRELRRRVEAYGAECVGPRTVRD from the coding sequence ATGACGTCCACACCGCCCGTGCCTCCCGGCCCGTCGCCCCTGCTCGTCGTCGACGCGGCCAATGTCGTGGGATCCGTGCCCGACGGCTGGTGGAAGGACCGGCACGGGGCCGCCGAGCGGCTGCGGGACCGTCTGCCGGTGTACGCGGAGGAGGGCGTCGCGGGGCGGCAGGGGCCGGTGGAGGTCGTGCTCGTGGTCGAGGGCGCGGCCAAGAAGGTGGAGTCGGTGCCCGGGGTGCGGGTCGTGGCCGCCTCGGGGAGCGGGGACGACCGGATCGTCGAGGTGGTCGCCACGCGCGAGCCCGCCGGACGGGACTGCGTCGTGGTCACCGCCGACCGCGAGCTGCGCCGTCGGGTCGAGGCGTACGGCGCGGAGTGCGTGGGGCCCCGTACCGTACGGGACTGA
- a CDS encoding papain-like cysteine peptidase, translating to MPPAPPAPPPYDTCVGLGYHCESTHQIRRITGDDRAHFFDWLDLDFASVLTLLDTDFRDVLRTGASEPFSDGRCAHDRGTGIRFFHEFRPTAGERLTQDDIDRQLPTVRAKFLHLADRWRTRTRSGERTLYVHHDAFDELTDTDLARLPKLLAHLYPDHRSAVLWLRRTPPASVAALPPGVVWDTVPEAPGRWEGSDADWDRVFAALDPVALWPSTTP from the coding sequence GTGCCCCCGGCACCCCCCGCCCCGCCCCCGTACGACACTTGCGTCGGCCTCGGTTACCACTGCGAGTCCACCCACCAGATCCGCCGCATCACGGGCGACGACCGCGCCCACTTCTTCGACTGGCTCGACCTCGACTTCGCATCCGTCCTCACGCTCCTGGACACCGACTTCCGCGACGTACTGCGGACCGGCGCGTCCGAGCCGTTCAGCGACGGGCGGTGCGCGCACGACCGGGGGACCGGCATCCGCTTCTTCCACGAGTTCCGCCCGACGGCCGGGGAGCGGCTCACCCAGGACGACATCGACCGCCAACTCCCGACCGTACGAGCGAAGTTCCTGCACCTCGCCGACAGGTGGCGTACGCGGACCCGCTCCGGCGAACGGACCCTGTACGTCCACCACGACGCCTTCGACGAGCTGACCGACACCGACCTGGCGCGGCTGCCGAAGCTCCTGGCACACCTGTACCCGGACCACCGGAGCGCGGTGCTCTGGCTGCGCCGCACCCCGCCCGCGAGCGTGGCCGCCCTGCCGCCCGGCGTCGTCTGGGACACCGTCCCCGAGGCACCCGGGCGCTGGGAGGGCTCCGACGCCGACTGGGACCGCGTCTTCGCCGCCCTCGACCCGGTCGCCCTGTGGCCCTCGACCACGCCCTGA
- a CDS encoding 3-hydroxyacyl-CoA dehydrogenase NAD-binding domain-containing protein, with protein sequence MSTTTAELLKGAAELFPDEVVTQAHVRHLALPGGAGNFALITLDNGLDHTKPTTFGPQSLANLNLAIDQVEAEAAEGKIVGIGLTGKPFIFAVGADLKGVELLGRHEDALAIGKGGHDVFRRLSGLAVPTFAYYNGAAMGGGVEVGLHCSYRTVSTSIAAFSLPEVFLGLVPGWGGCALLPNLIGADKAVSVIIENSLNQNRQLKGKQVFELGIADAIFEGADFLEQSLIWTSAVLRGELQIQRPEIDRGEGWDAAVARGRFVADSKVHGAAPAAYRALDIIAAAKSGDLSAGFDAEDQALADLIMGGELRSGIYAFNLVQKRAKRPAGAPDKNLARPVTKVGVVGAGLMASQLALLFLRRLEVPVVLTDIDQERIDKGVGYVHTEIEKLRGKGRINQDKANRLKALVTGVLDKADGFSDADFIIEAVFEEMSVKQQVFAEVEAVAPAHAILATNTSSLSITEMASKLKNPERVVGFHFFNPVAILPLLEIVRGEKTDDASLATAFGVARKLKKTAVLVKDAPAFVVNRILTRFMGEIQNVIDEGTPVAVAEKGVEPLGLPMSPLVLLELVGPAIGLHVSETLNRAFPDRFTVSPNLAAVVKAGKRGFYVYDSGAPVLDPEVAALLKQGDTVLTEEQVRTRVMDAVAEEIGLMLAEGVVAEAQDIDLCLITGAGWPFHLGGITPYLDREGFSERVNGKKFLAPGVASVPA encoded by the coding sequence GTGAGCACCACCACCGCCGAGCTCCTGAAGGGCGCAGCCGAGCTGTTCCCGGACGAGGTCGTCACGCAGGCGCACGTACGCCACCTCGCCCTTCCGGGCGGCGCCGGCAACTTCGCGCTCATCACCCTGGACAACGGCCTGGACCACACCAAGCCGACCACCTTCGGCCCGCAGTCCCTGGCGAACCTCAACCTCGCCATCGACCAGGTCGAGGCGGAGGCCGCCGAAGGCAAGATCGTCGGCATCGGCCTCACCGGCAAGCCGTTCATCTTCGCGGTCGGCGCGGACCTGAAGGGCGTCGAGCTCCTGGGCCGCCACGAGGACGCGCTCGCCATCGGCAAGGGCGGCCACGACGTCTTCCGCCGCCTGTCGGGCCTCGCGGTCCCCACCTTCGCGTACTACAACGGTGCGGCGATGGGCGGCGGCGTCGAGGTCGGCCTGCACTGCTCGTACCGTACGGTCTCGACCTCCATCGCGGCCTTCTCGCTCCCCGAGGTCTTCCTCGGTCTGGTCCCGGGCTGGGGCGGCTGCGCCCTCCTCCCGAACCTGATCGGCGCGGACAAGGCCGTCTCGGTCATCATCGAGAACTCGCTCAACCAGAACCGCCAGCTCAAGGGCAAGCAGGTCTTCGAACTCGGCATCGCCGACGCGATCTTCGAAGGCGCCGACTTCCTGGAGCAGTCGCTGATCTGGACCTCCGCGGTCCTGCGCGGCGAACTCCAGATCCAGCGCCCGGAGATCGACCGGGGCGAGGGCTGGGACGCGGCGGTCGCCCGAGGCCGCTTCGTCGCCGACTCGAAGGTGCACGGTGCGGCCCCGGCCGCCTACCGCGCCCTCGACATCATCGCCGCCGCCAAGTCCGGCGACCTGTCCGCCGGGTTCGACGCCGAGGACCAGGCACTCGCCGACCTGATCATGGGCGGTGAACTCCGCTCGGGCATCTACGCGTTCAACCTGGTCCAGAAGCGCGCGAAGCGCCCGGCGGGCGCCCCGGACAAGAACCTGGCGCGCCCGGTCACCAAGGTCGGCGTCGTCGGCGCGGGCCTGATGGCCTCGCAGCTCGCCCTCCTGTTCCTGCGCCGCCTCGAAGTGCCGGTCGTCCTGACCGACATCGACCAGGAGCGCATCGACAAGGGCGTGGGCTACGTCCACACCGAGATCGAGAAGCTGCGCGGCAAGGGCCGCATCAACCAGGACAAGGCCAACCGCCTCAAGGCGCTGGTGACCGGTGTCCTGGACAAGGCCGACGGTTTCTCCGACGCCGACTTCATCATCGAAGCGGTCTTCGAGGAGATGTCCGTCAAGCAGCAGGTGTTCGCCGAGGTCGAGGCGGTCGCCCCCGCCCACGCGATCCTCGCCACCAACACCTCGTCCCTCTCCATCACGGAGATGGCCTCGAAGCTGAAGAACCCCGAGCGGGTCGTCGGCTTCCACTTCTTCAACCCGGTCGCGATCCTCCCGCTCCTGGAGATCGTCCGAGGCGAGAAGACGGATGACGCGTCGCTGGCCACCGCTTTCGGCGTCGCCCGCAAGCTGAAGAAGACCGCCGTCCTGGTCAAGGACGCCCCGGCCTTCGTGGTGAACCGCATCCTGACCCGCTTCATGGGCGAGATCCAGAACGTCATCGACGAGGGCACCCCGGTCGCCGTCGCCGAGAAGGGCGTCGAGCCCCTCGGCCTCCCGATGTCCCCCCTGGTCCTCCTCGAACTGGTCGGCCCGGCCATCGGCCTGCACGTCTCGGAGACCCTGAACCGGGCCTTCCCGGACCGCTTCACCGTCTCCCCGAACCTGGCCGCCGTGGTCAAGGCGGGCAAGCGCGGCTTCTACGTCTACGATTCGGGCGCCCCGGTCCTCGACCCCGAGGTCGCGGCCCTCCTCAAGCAGGGCGACACCGTCCTGACCGAGGAGCAGGTCCGTACCCGCGTCATGGACGCGGTCGCCGAGGAGATCGGCCTGATGCTCGCCGAGGGCGTCGTCGCCGAGGCCCAGGACATCGACCTCTGCCTGATCACGGGCGCGGGCTGGCCCTTCCACCTGGGCGGCATCACGCCGTACCTGGACCGCGAGGGCTTCTCGGAGCGCGTGAACGGCAAGAAGTTCCTGGCACCGGGCGTGGCGAGCGTGCCCGCGTAG